The following proteins are co-located in the Solanum pennellii chromosome 8, SPENNV200 genome:
- the LOC114078289 gene encoding uncharacterized protein LOC114078289 — protein MEDPSENPPENPNQLISMEHMQQLFQMFQTLNKSSTNIEPVTSQTVRVAEKLNFTNYTKWCKLMQIAIGGRGRLNHIIVNPISPDDPEYQQWAQKDSMVISWIIENIDGDLVNQFLDYKTARDLWKGIETLLSSGRDELQIYDLNTKATSMKQGIDTIEVYFSKLNTLWKEIDRRMPNPMKCAEDITQFNSFIQRQRLYQFLAGVNDSLDKEKRDILNLDPLPTIDAAYATIRREIARRGIMTGNSSLERGPSEIGSGLVTQRRSDSSFSRPDSSFRREDKTPLKCSHCGGTKHTKEGCFKLIGYPEWWEDLRQRKAATKVTKTGGKANAAIGEGEPTSEASPTNVTNRRTGTGEGSSTNVTDRRTGCSDGADHWSWY, from the exons ATGGAAGACCCATCGGAAAACCCACCAGAAAATCCAAACCAGCTTATTTCTATGGAACATATGCAACAACTGTTTCAAATGTTCCAAACACTCAACAAAAGCTCAACCAACATCGAACCAGTGACTTCACAAACAGTGCGAGTCGCGGAAAAATTGAACTTTACCAACTACACCAAATGGTGTAAACTGATGCAGATAGCAATTGGTGGTCGGGGAAGACTCAATCACATCATCGTCAATCCCATTTCACCAGACGATCCAGAATACCAGCAATGGGCTCAAAAAGATTCGATGGTCATTTCATGGATCATCGAGAATATTGATGGAGACCTCGTGAATCAATTCTTGGACTACAAAACTGCCCGAGATTTATGGAAAGGCATCGAAACTCTACTCAGTAGCGGCAGAGATGAACTGCAGATCTATGATCTGAACACAAAGGCAACCTCTATGAAACAAGGCATAGACACGATAGAGGTCTATTTCAGTAAATTGAATACCCTCTGGAAAGAAATCGATAGACGAATGCCGAACCCAATGAAATGCGCAGAAGACATCACACAATTCAACTCATTTATACAACGACAAAGGCTGTACCAGTTTCTGGCTGGTGTAAATGATTCACTTGACAAAGAAAAGCGAGACATCCTAAATCTAGATCCCCTTCCAACCATTGATGCCGCATATGCCACCATCAGACGAGAAATTGCTCGTCGTGGCATAATGACCGGCAACTCATCACTGGAACGAGGTCCCTCAGAGATTGGAAGTGGTCTTGTCACTCAACGCCGGTCAGATTCTTCATTTAGCCGGCCAGATTCATCATTCCGGCGAGAGGACAAAACTCCCCTCAAATGCAGCCACTGCGGAGGAACCAAACACACCAAGGAAGGATGCTTCAAGCTCATCGGCTACCCAGAATGGTGGGAAGACCTGAGACAGCGTAAAGCCGCCACCAAGGTAACAAAGACCGGCGGCAAGGCTAACGCCGCCATCGGAGAAGGAGAACCGACCAGCGAAGCTTCGCCAACCAATGTCACCAACAGGCGAACAGGTACCGGCGAGGGCTCGTCGACCAACGTTACCGACAGGAGAACAG GATGCTCAGACGGGGCGGATCATTGGTCGTGGTATTGA